CGGATGGAGTTGCCCTTCGGGGTCGGCGAAGCGCAGCACCAGGTCGGTTTGGAAGAGGACAGCGAAGAGTCCGCCCACCAGGGCTCCGATGAGCAGCGCCGGGAAAGCGGGCACTTTGCGCAGCACCAGCAGAAGCACGATGACGGGAGGAATGAGCAGGTACCAGCCGATGTTGAAAGAGCCCTGCAAGGCGCTCATGAAGCCGCTCAAATCGGGCGCCTCGGCCCTGCCGCCGCTGAAAACGCCGATGAGTGCGTAGAGGGTCAGAGCGATCACCATGCTGGGGACGGTGGTCCACAGCATGTGGCGGATGTGGGTGAAGAGATCGGTGCCCACCATGGCGGGAGCCAGGTTGGTGGTGTCCGACAAAGGCGACAGCTTGTCGCCGAAATAGGCCCCTGAAATGATGGCTCCGGCGGCCAGCGCCAGGCTTATTTCCAGCGCTCCGGCGATGCCGATCAAGGCGATGCCGATGGTGCTCACCGTGGTCCAGGAACTCCCGGTGGCCAGGGAAACCACGGCGCAGATGACGCAGGCGGCGGGCAGAAAGATCGAAGGGTGGAGGATCTGGAGCCCGTAATAGATCATGGTGGGCACGATTCCGGCCATGATCCAGGTCCCGATCAGCGAGCCCACCACCAGCAGAATCAAGATGGCGCCCATGGCCAGGCCGATGCTGTGGACCACGCCCCGCTCCATCTCCTTCCAGCCGAAGCCGTTGGACATACCCACCAGAAAGCCCACTCCCGCCGCCAACAGCAGGGCGATCTGGTTGGGCCCGTAGGAAGAGTCTCCTCCGAAGAGATAGACCGAAGCCGCCAGCATGGCGATGAGAAAGAGCACCGGGACAAGCGACTGCCCCAGCCCGGGCTCGCGTCCTTTCAAGTCCCCGCCCAAAACCTCTTCCCGATCCGCGCTCCCTAATCCCTGTGGGTCTCCAACATCCGAATTAGCCATTTGCACACTCTAGAAGATCGCCGTCGGCCTGTCGAGTCTCAGCCAAGGTCGGTTTCCCCCCCATAGCGGGCCGTTTTTGGTAGTCGTCGTCGCCGGAGAAGGGAAGCGGAACATTCTCCCATGTCCTCCCTCCCCATCTACTCGTGCGCCGCAGGATCCGCGCGGTCAACGGCGTCGAGCGGCTCAACAAGG
The DNA window shown above is from Acidobacteriota bacterium and carries:
- the nhaC gene encoding Na+/H+ antiporter NhaC, with product MANSDVGDPQGLGSADREEVLGGDLKGREPGLGQSLVPVLFLIAMLAASVYLFGGDSSYGPNQIALLLAAGVGFLVGMSNGFGWKEMERGVVHSIGLAMGAILILLVVGSLIGTWIMAGIVPTMIYYGLQILHPSIFLPAACVICAVVSLATGSSWTTVSTIGIALIGIAGALEISLALAAGAIISGAYFGDKLSPLSDTTNLAPAMVGTDLFTHIRHMLWTTVPSMVIALTLYALIGVFSGGRAEAPDLSGFMSALQGSFNIGWYLLIPPVIVLLLVLRKVPAFPALLIGALVGGLFAVLFQTDLVLRFADPEGQLHPGWALAKGFWTALHGDLSATPLISSGNADLDDLLNRGGMYSMLNTVWLILSAMVFGGVMEVTGMLQRLSQAILGFAHSTGTLISATLATSIGSNIIASDQYIAIVLPGRMFRAEFERRGLHPKNLSRCMEDAGTLTSPLIPWNTCGAFMSATLSVATFTYLPFCFVNLLNPVISAIYGFTGFTIERLEPEEAERLNHAA